The genomic segment tattatttattttcttttatctgCCGACTATAGCCTGACTGTTGATTGATATTTgggagtttaaaaaaagtgataGTTATAACTGATACGGATCCTTTGAATTCGTGacagatatgggatttttgagaacAACAATGGTTTTAGAGGGGAAACCTTCATTGATATGGCagctgataaaatatattttgaccttttctatgtggattgtgcaccgataTGACTATGTAAAAGGTACTTAGAAGGCTGCTTCCTTAAACAAATAAGTTCCTTGGGAAAGGCAGAGGAAAGGACAATTTTTAAGTGATGACGACACCTTTACTAAAGGACAccttttctgcattttgtttgCTCTAAAAGCAAGTTTTCATATTGGtgcacaaaagaaaacatatatgCTTGTTTGGCATCTCCATACTGATGACAAATACaccaatataaatatatctgtaAATAAGCTTATATTGGTGGATATATTGGTCTAGCTGAACAAGCAAAACCCACAAAAGGatgctgacacacacatgcaatacACATGCAGAATTTCCATGAAGATAAACCATCTTCAGCTTTTCTTGCCATACAGCCGACTAAACAAATGAGAAAACTAGCGTAGTTAAAGCTACTCAAACAGAGTACAATGACGTTAAAATACATTACGTACAGAACCTGCAGtgctaatcattttttaaagtcaaagccttattaaaaaacatcaacCAGACAAAAGCACATGTCCTTCTCGCCACTTGGAGCTCAAAGTGCTACATACAGTGCAATGTAAGGAGCGAGTGGTGTGTTCAAACTCTGTAACGTTTGTTGCTGTGTCAGCCACGGTCCagcaagaaaatacaaaaacaaccacGTAACCAAGTGATGTAATGTGGGTTCCTCGCAACAGATCAAGCACATTTATTTTGCTTAACGGAGACAACTCATAGTGAGTGAGTCAAGTCAGAAATAACACGCCCCCTCTCCCCTCGTCATTTTTACCATATATTAGAGCAAACGATTAATCAGTGATGAAAATGACTGTTACTTTCTGCCATGGTTGCACTCACTTGAGAGGGGCGCGGGCATACACCTGCAGCCAGTCTGGGATCTCCGCAGTGTGGTACGGGTTAGCAGGCACCAGCACCGGCTGGTTCCTCTCTGCAGGACGTGGCTGATAGGTCACAGGGGGCGGTAGTGGTGGAGGCTGATCGTAGCGAGGCACACTGGGACAGAGAGGAAATGTGATATTAAAACCTTATTTCATCTGTGTGAATTTGTACAACTTAAAAGACTCAGGAGTTCATGGCTCTGGGGACTGGTACCATTTAAGGCTGTAGGAAGGGATAAATAAGtcgaagacacaaaatacttctttataaaaacacaaaatctttCTCCTTCCACTCTGATGACTTACCTCGGAGCACAGGGATGTCGATACTGCGCCCTCTTGTTGATGTGATCCACATAGTAGACCCCAAACTCGGCCGACTCCACCTTTTCCCAGCCTGGAGGGAGCCCTTCCCTCTCCAGAGGGTGGCTCCAGTGTGTagtgtttgtgttgtggtcGATGTAGTACTTCCTGCCACGGATGGTCCAGTCAACGGTCCAGCCGGCCGGAAGGGGGAGGTCCTCTCCCGTTAGACTGGAGAGGTTCCCGAGGGACTTGGCCTGTATTCGACCTATGCCtgaggaaaacaaacatttttttttttttttagaaagggagagggagagatgtgTGACCAAACATACAGCAGGAGCAGCTGCCAGCTAACAGCGCCGCTGGGAAAGAAGAAATATTTTGGGAAACTTCTGAAAAACAGCATGTGTGGGAAAATGTCATTTAAAGGAGGGAATGTACAGCATTTAAAAAGGTCATTCTGATGTGGCCACTGAACACAGATCAGGGTACCAGGGAGGAATGCAATGAATCACAACTTAAAGCATGATCCAGTTTCATCCAAGTGTCGTGATTGTGTGGACAGAAGTGCTTGATCCCTGTGACGGAGGATCTTATTGTGACCGACATCATTTGATGAATTGTAGGAAATGGGAGTGTTGTTAGGTTTGGACAGGAAGGCAGAGATCTCTGCAtggccagacacacacactggagctTTCACCGGAAGAGAGCAAACCACTGAACTTCCAAACACTCTCTGCAAGAACAGACAGCAGAGCGCTTTCATTCATCAgttcctgtattttttttttattggtgaataATGTCAGTGAGGAATGTTTGAGCAAACAGCTGTGTGGATGAGTTAAGACTGAGTGAGAGCTATCATGAGTCAAAACCAAATGAGCCTGGAGGGACCCGGGAAGAGCTGGAAACACAGCAGAATGTGCGGGGAATGAAGTATCTCAGCAAAATGGCGGCTACAATCTGATAAATTCTGCACGAGAGTGACAGCAACAGAGCTGGAGCTCTTTGCCAGCTGCTGAGTGAAGGGTTGGAATGTGCGAGCGCTCCGCAGAAatgcactcctcctcctcctcctcatcatcatcatcatcatctctgcCCTTTTCCTCAGAAACATGGCAGAGAGCCACACTCACTCATTGCAGACCTAAAGCTTCATGCATCACAGGAATTTCACTGGAAACAGTCGAGAGTAGACTACTATGTTTACAACTGGTGATGCAGTAGTTGTACTAAAGAATGAATCAGGTAAGCTCATTGAAATAAAGTCACTGATCAACTAAAGTATGAATCAGCAACAAcggattttgacaaaaaaatatttataatatggtTCACTTATTCTGAATTTTTTACCAACGCCTTACATTAAAAatatctctttctttttttaagaggaCCAGATCAGTGTAAAATCTACtgtgtgcacattttctttCCCTGCATCCAAAAGTTGGAGTGATTTCTTCTGTAGGAAAATATTTTCCCTGAAGTTTCCAGAAACTGAGGTACTTTTGCAATGAacacaatgtttaaaaaatgcttgcagtaaaagaaataaaattagtGAGACAATACAAATGTGATGCTAATCATGTGTCATAAATGCCCAAGATGATTTTTTGTGatcaacaaaaaagaacaaatggTAAAACCACAGGGTGTCAAACACGGTTTGTATAATACAGTTTTACCTGTATTTTTATAATGAATATCAGCCAATGTTCACCTTTTTGTTCTCGAAAATAAACATAAGCAAATTGTAATGCTGAACAATTAAATTGAAAATTCAGCAATGtattgaaattgaaataaatggaaaatccaaaatccaaatTGCAGGAGGTGCAATAGTTGTTAAAAGTTATAACATGTGTTTATAAATACCATTTTGAATTAAGTTTGTGGTGCAAAGGAGATATCCCTGCCTACAAATTGCATTCTATAGAAATCATACTAAGATAATTTTAGTCTTTCAATGAAAATTAGAATAATTCCCCTCCAATTTTGTGAATCAtcaaaaataattgcaatttaGATATTTTcccaaatattgttttaaatgaaaaaataatataaaaagccCCTACAAAATGCATGGTATAATTTCAAACTGTAGTAATTTGATTGTTTTAATAATGACATTCCTGTTAAAAGAAAGTGTCAACTGATTGTGGGTAGATAACAACTCTGTTTACCACTCAGTACATTAACCTTACGACTGCAGTGTAATGCAACTACACAGAAAACAGAACCTACGAACACAGATGATTCATAGAGCCGAGCAGTCTGAAGCTGAGACATTTGACTGGGGGCGGTCTGCAAATTGCTAGTTTGCTGGCAGAAAGATTCAGCAAACAGAGAGGTGAAAAATGCAGAGCCCCTAATGCTTGTTTAGCTTCACTCCAAACAAGTCTCTGTGATATGTGATAGGCGGGCCTGACATAATACTAAACCATATACACGACGTTGACAAGTCAGCCACATAATAAAAGGTTGAGTGGGGTTGGAAAATTCCTGCGACCCcctaaacatttaatctcaTGAAAATTACACACTTACATCATACTAATGTTTACAATGTAGGGcagcaatttaaaaatatttaacccCTCaggaaaactgaaataaaacggCTCCTTTGAGCTCTTCAGGGACAACCAATGGCTTGCATTTCTGTCACAGTGGCCGATGTATGGGCCAGAACCAATCCATAATACTTGGACGTTTCAAAGCAGAAATCATACATTAGCACTATACAGCTATTAACATTTTCTTAGGGAAAAAAGTTGGTaatgttttctcaaaatttcctcccaaaagacaaaaagttgtAGACTTGCTGGTGGTGTGACTTCACTCATGCTGAAACATATGCCTACTCCAATTTCATTCTTCAGAATTTGCAGACAAAGAGCCAAAAAAATGACGAGTTTTGGTCCCTCAGAAGATTATGAATCTCTGCCATGTACTTTCCAAAACCATGTGTGCTACCAAGAATGCTACTCCTAATCTTTTTACCATTTTCCACTTTCTTTgctttcaatttatttttattgcccCTTGTTTACTTTCctataaagaagaaaaatctaaaccaaaactttaaaaagtgagtggcaatttaatttaatgtttaccTGAAGGGGGTCTGCTGGGAGCTGGGGGAGTGTGTTGTCGTGGAAGTCTTTGGAAGTTGTGTTCATTGTGCTCATAATATCTATAGTCCTCAGGAAAACGGTCTGGGACCCTCCTGGGCTGgcgctgctgatgctgctgctgttgctgctgctgctgctgctgctgttgttgttgctgctgctgttgctgctgctgctgctgctgctgttgttgttgttggtgctgctgcGGTTGGTTGTCATAGTAAGGTTCAGAGGGGTAGTAATACCGGGCAGCGTCTCCATTCTCAGACATGGGACTCACGTCTGTGAggaaggactgtgaggaacctCCGTACTCGTGGGGCAGGTCTCCCAGGCTACGTGGCAGGTAGGGAGGTGCAGACATTCGGTGGCTCTCTCTGCGGGCAACCTCATGAGGAGGCCTCTGCACAGGGGTGCGGAGAAAACTCTTGTTGCGGGACACCACGGGCTCCCGGGCGGGTGCCACAGGGTAGGCAGAGGGCCCCATATCTGGCAGAGGGACCTCTGTGCGTCTGGGAATAGTGGGTCCATGACGAATGAATGAGGGCATAAGATCTGCAACCAGGTAAACAAGACAAGTGCAACCGTCAGTCACCTAGAGATGCAAAGACTCATTGATTAATTgcaaactattttgataattgatgaatcagtttgagtttttttaagaaagaaaatTCTGTGATTCTACCGActgaaatgtgaatattttcatgtttctttACTCCTCTGTGACAGGAAACTGAATATGTATGAGTGGTGGACAGTTTAGGCTGTCATCTTGGGCCGTGGGAAACaatgataaatatttttacGATTTCCTGACATTTTGGAGAGTATGCAACTAATGAGGGtaatgctgtttttgtgtgtataaatggttgtaaaaaaaggtacatttccatagacacctgtgtcttctgtttgtattttgggttcctgacagctttatactttgttaattaaaataaaatgaaaaatctgacagatagccaagtttgtgttgagaaaaaggaggcatgcatgtgatgtaaggacagattgaaagatgctaaacagagacagaaataaatgcgtaggaagttgacaaatttgaaccaaaacctCAGaggttcagaggtttaataaacTATCCAGGGGCATTCTGTCTGCAtgataagtacatttacttcatAAATAAGATGATTGAATATGATGATTAATGATGAATATATAATTGCTTAGCTAATTGGAGGTTTGAGTGCAGGATGACTACTTGCAATGtagtattgtatttaaaatacTTCTTCCAGTAAAAAGTTGTAGAACTAACAAAATACAAGCTGGATGTCAGTTAAATggcattttgtgatttttctttagttACAGTCACTTTAACATCAGAGGTCAATTCAACAACATTCATTCAATCACCAACAGACAAATATAAGCTAACTAGCAACAAATCTGACTTTTAAGTAAACAACTCCACTCAATATAGCGCCATGAAACAGTTGCaaataaagataattaaaaGTCAAACACTTATTTCATGTAATAGTTTTGTATTCTTGCTATCAACATGAGTAGTGACCGTTATCTCTCAAATGTTCCTTTGACACTGCAGCTGACGTTAATGTAGCTAGATGATGATTTAGCCTGCTAGCACTTTAAGGACTAAGTTAGCAGTTTATTTGGTGTACAAAAACTCGATTAAATAATTGGTTACAGGCGTACTAAACACATAAAGGATGCTTAATATCTCCACACATTCACTTCAGCCTGTTTTCTAATGTTATCTTGCTGAAAATTGGCACTAAAGTTAACTTTCGCTAGCAGGCTAGCTGATGCTAACTTTAAGCTAGCAGGCTAACTTGTTGCGCTTACTTCTCAGGAGCGGAGACGTTTCCTTCTTCACATATTTCCCGTGTACCTCGGCTGGTTTCGACGCTTcgtttttgcttttctttcgtGAGAGCATAACTCAAGGCTCGGGAACATCAACAGCAAACGTCATGGCACGACCCTTCGACCCCGCAACCACCCAGTTCAGCTCGCAAAGCGCGGACAGTGAACATTTTTTAGGCTTTAGATGAGCTAGCAGCGAGTTAGCCAGCTAACTGGAGCTGCTGGACGAGT from the Centropristis striata isolate RG_2023a ecotype Rhode Island chromosome 16, C.striata_1.0, whole genome shotgun sequence genome contains:
- the sav1 gene encoding protein salvador homolog 1: MLSRKKSKNEASKPAEVHGKYVKKETSPLLRNLMPSFIRHGPTIPRRTEVPLPDMGPSAYPVAPAREPVVSRNKSFLRTPVQRPPHEVARRESHRMSAPPYLPRSLGDLPHEYGGSSQSFLTDVSPMSENGDAARYYYPSEPYYDNQPQQHQQQQQQQQQQQQQQQQQQQQQQQQQQQQQHQQRQPRRVPDRFPEDYRYYEHNEHNFQRLPRQHTPPAPSRPPSGIGRIQAKSLGNLSSLTGEDLPLPAGWTVDWTIRGRKYYIDHNTNTTHWSHPLEREGLPPGWEKVESAEFGVYYVDHINKRAQYRHPCAPSVPRYDQPPPLPPPVTYQPRPAERNQPVLVPANPYHTAEIPDWLQVYARAPLKYDHILKWELFQLADLDTYQGMLKLLFMKELEHIVKSYEAYRQALLSEVEARKQRQQWYAQQPNKNFIGNM